Proteins from one Embleya scabrispora genomic window:
- a CDS encoding phosphatase PAP2 family protein, protein MAFGGAFATGQVVKTVGASDVALYRGVRGRTGHPVVQRTSKALSFAGEHAGVWLAAGLVGAAVDRDRRPEWLRATATVAGAHVASMVIKRVVRRPRPAIAGLEPTVRTAGRHSFPSSHSVSSAAAAVAFHGLLPTAVTGTAAAATCFSRLVVGVHYPSDVAAGATMGLAAGGLGRAWVRRAERPKGF, encoded by the coding sequence ATGGCCTTTGGTGGAGCGTTCGCCACCGGGCAGGTAGTCAAGACCGTCGGCGCGTCCGACGTCGCCCTGTACCGCGGGGTGCGCGGGCGCACCGGGCACCCGGTCGTCCAGCGCACGAGCAAGGCGCTGTCCTTCGCCGGGGAGCACGCGGGTGTCTGGCTCGCCGCGGGTCTGGTCGGCGCCGCGGTGGACCGCGACCGTCGGCCCGAGTGGCTGCGCGCCACCGCGACCGTCGCCGGGGCGCACGTGGCCAGCATGGTGATCAAGCGCGTCGTGCGCCGCCCCCGACCGGCCATAGCGGGTCTGGAGCCGACCGTGCGCACCGCGGGCCGACACAGCTTCCCCTCCTCGCACTCCGTCTCCTCCGCTGCCGCGGCCGTGGCGTTCCACGGTCTGCTGCCCACGGCCGTCACCGGCACGGCAGCCGCCGCGACGTGTTTCTCGCGGCTCGTCGTGGGCGTCCACTATCCGTCCGACGTGGCCGCCGGCGCGACCATGGGTCTCGCCGCGGGTGGCTTGGGTCGAGCGTGGGTCCGCCGCGCAGAGCGTCCGAAGGGGTTCTGA
- a CDS encoding decaprenyl-phosphate phosphoribosyltransferase, protein MSTSEVEASLEPDEALVVPGQAVGAATAVAPTPVEAPAPPRGGLAGGLLKLARPKQWVKNVLVFAAPLAAGRLDEGYVLGHSAIMFVLFCLAASAIYYINDAFDVEADREHPTKRNRPIASGVVPVKLAWTLGPILGIAAVVLGVLLCNPGTALVLGLYVVLNVAYCFSFKHVVVLDLAMVASGFLFRAMAGGTASELPLSRWFLLTAGFGSLFMVAGKRYSEMVLMGEEAAKTRASLANYSITYLRFVWQMAVSVTLLTYSLWAFQIPEGDSTLAWHQLSLVPFGFAFLRYAVYVDAGTAGSPEDVLLKDKVLVGLGFAWLLTFVLGVFHV, encoded by the coding sequence TTGAGTACATCCGAAGTCGAAGCGTCGCTCGAGCCGGACGAGGCCCTGGTCGTACCGGGCCAGGCCGTCGGGGCGGCGACCGCCGTGGCCCCGACCCCGGTGGAGGCGCCCGCGCCGCCGCGTGGGGGACTGGCCGGCGGCCTGCTGAAGCTGGCCCGACCCAAGCAGTGGGTCAAGAACGTGCTCGTGTTCGCCGCGCCGCTGGCGGCCGGGCGACTGGACGAGGGCTACGTCCTGGGCCACAGCGCGATCATGTTCGTGTTGTTCTGCCTCGCCGCCTCGGCGATCTACTACATCAACGACGCGTTCGACGTCGAGGCCGACCGCGAGCACCCCACCAAGCGCAACCGCCCGATCGCCTCCGGCGTGGTGCCGGTCAAGCTCGCCTGGACGCTCGGCCCGATCCTGGGCATCGCCGCGGTGGTGCTCGGGGTGCTGCTGTGCAACCCGGGGACCGCGCTGGTCCTGGGCCTGTACGTGGTGCTCAACGTCGCGTACTGCTTCTCCTTCAAGCACGTGGTCGTGCTCGACCTGGCCATGGTCGCCTCCGGGTTCCTCTTCCGGGCGATGGCCGGCGGCACCGCGTCCGAACTGCCGCTGTCGCGCTGGTTCCTGCTCACCGCGGGCTTCGGCTCGTTGTTCATGGTCGCGGGCAAGCGCTACTCGGAGATGGTGCTGATGGGCGAGGAGGCGGCCAAGACGCGCGCCTCGCTGGCCAACTACTCGATCACCTACCTGCGCTTCGTGTGGCAGATGGCGGTGTCGGTGACGCTGCTCACCTACTCGCTGTGGGCGTTCCAGATCCCCGAGGGCGATTCCACCCTGGCCTGGCACCAGTTGTCGCTGGTCCCGTTCGGCTTCGCCTTCCTGCGCTACGCCGTGTACGTGGACGCCGGAACCGCGGGGTCCCCCGAGGACGTTCTCCTCAAGGACAAGGTCCTCGTCGGCCTTGGCTTCGCCTGGCTTCTCACCTTTGTTCTGGGAGTGTTCCATGTCTGA
- a CDS encoding FAD-binding oxidoreductase: protein MSDGPSADVRPAARRVRLNGWGRTAPTFADVVRPTTREQVATALGRRTSRGVIARGLGRSYGDPAQNGGGTVLDMTGLDRILAVDLERGLVTCEAGVSLDRLIELFVPFGFFVPVTPGTRQVTVGGAIGADVHGKNHHADGSFCNHVLSIDLLLADGTERTVTPDNDPELFWATAGGMGLTGLVLSATIRMTPIETSLASVDTDRTRNLDEAMALMAETDEKYTYTVAWLDCLAKGANLGRCVLTCGEFAALDDLPAKQRRDPLRFRTGSLLTVPDLVPGRLPNKLTMGLFNELWYRKAPKHKVGQLQSITAFFHPLDLVQEWNRVYGRTGFLQYQFVVPFGREDGLVKAVETISRHGAPSSLTVLKRFGPGNAGFLSFPKPGWTLTLDFPTNTPGLARLLRELDEIVLGNEGRFYLAKDSRMDPADLARMYPRLEQFREVRAKVDPDGVFVSDQARRLGL from the coding sequence ATGTCTGACGGCCCGTCGGCCGACGTACGACCCGCCGCTCGACGGGTCCGGCTGAACGGATGGGGACGCACCGCCCCCACCTTCGCCGACGTCGTGCGGCCCACCACCCGCGAGCAGGTCGCGACCGCCCTGGGGCGGCGCACCTCGCGCGGGGTGATCGCCCGCGGCCTGGGCCGCTCCTACGGCGACCCCGCGCAGAACGGCGGCGGCACCGTCCTGGACATGACCGGCCTGGACCGGATCCTCGCGGTGGACCTGGAACGCGGTCTGGTCACCTGCGAGGCCGGGGTCAGCCTGGACCGGTTGATCGAACTGTTCGTCCCGTTCGGCTTCTTCGTCCCGGTCACCCCCGGCACCCGGCAGGTGACCGTCGGCGGCGCGATCGGCGCCGACGTGCACGGCAAGAACCACCACGCCGACGGCAGCTTCTGCAACCACGTGCTGTCCATCGACCTGCTCCTGGCCGACGGCACCGAGCGCACCGTCACCCCCGACAACGACCCGGAGCTGTTCTGGGCCACCGCCGGCGGCATGGGCCTGACCGGCCTGGTGTTGTCCGCGACCATCCGCATGACGCCCATCGAGACCTCGCTCGCGTCGGTGGACACCGACCGCACGCGCAACCTCGACGAGGCCATGGCGCTGATGGCCGAGACGGACGAGAAGTACACGTACACCGTCGCCTGGCTCGACTGCCTGGCCAAGGGCGCCAACCTGGGCCGCTGCGTGCTCACCTGCGGCGAGTTCGCCGCGCTCGACGACCTGCCCGCCAAGCAGCGCCGGGACCCGCTGCGCTTTCGCACCGGCTCGCTGCTGACCGTGCCGGACCTGGTGCCGGGCCGGCTGCCGAACAAGCTCACCATGGGGCTGTTCAACGAGCTGTGGTACCGCAAGGCGCCCAAGCACAAGGTCGGCCAACTCCAGTCGATCACCGCGTTCTTCCACCCGCTCGACCTGGTCCAGGAGTGGAACCGCGTCTACGGGCGCACCGGCTTCCTCCAGTACCAGTTCGTGGTGCCGTTCGGCCGTGAGGACGGGCTGGTCAAGGCGGTCGAGACGATCAGCCGGCACGGCGCGCCCTCCTCGCTCACCGTGCTCAAGCGCTTCGGTCCGGGCAACGCGGGCTTCCTGTCCTTCCCCAAGCCGGGCTGGACGCTGACCCTCGACTTCCCGACCAACACCCCCGGTCTGGCCCGGCTGCTGCGCGAGCTCGACGAGATCGTGCTGGGCAACGAGGGCCGCTTCTACCTCGCCAAGGACTCGCGGATGGACCCGGCCGACCTGGCCCGGATGTACCCGCGGCTGGAGCAGTTCCGCGAGGTGCGCGCCAAGGTCGACCCGGACGGCGTCTTCGTCTCCGACCAGGCGCGCCGGCTCGGACTTTGA
- a CDS encoding decaprenylphospho-beta-D-erythro-pentofuranosid-2-ulose 2-reductase: MKDALGAPQSLLVLGGTSEIALTTARAMVAERVRRVVLAGRPSAGLEAAADDLRGRGATVEVVAFDAAEPDDHEKTIDEVFAAGDIDVVLLAFGVLGDQDADAKDPAAAARVAQVNYVGGVSAGLAAANALSRQGHGALAVISSVAGERARKSNFIYGSTKAGLDAFAQGLGDKLHGTGVHVMVVRPGFVRTKMTEGLPDVPLATTPEVVAEAIVKGLRRKSPVVWVPGQFRFVMSALRHVPRPIFRKLNI; the protein is encoded by the coding sequence GTGAAAGACGCCTTGGGCGCACCGCAGTCCCTGCTCGTTCTCGGCGGTACCTCCGAGATCGCGCTGACCACGGCCCGCGCGATGGTCGCCGAGCGCGTGCGGCGGGTCGTGCTCGCCGGGCGCCCCTCCGCCGGGCTCGAGGCGGCCGCCGACGACCTGCGCGGTCGCGGCGCCACGGTCGAGGTGGTCGCGTTCGACGCGGCCGAGCCCGACGACCACGAGAAGACCATCGACGAGGTCTTCGCGGCGGGCGACATCGACGTCGTGCTGCTCGCCTTCGGCGTGCTCGGCGACCAGGACGCCGACGCGAAGGACCCGGCCGCCGCCGCGCGCGTCGCGCAGGTCAACTACGTGGGCGGCGTCTCCGCCGGGCTCGCGGCGGCGAACGCGCTGTCCCGGCAGGGGCACGGGGCGCTCGCGGTGATCTCGTCGGTGGCCGGCGAGCGGGCCCGCAAGTCGAACTTCATCTACGGCTCGACCAAGGCCGGCCTGGACGCGTTCGCGCAGGGCCTGGGCGACAAGCTGCACGGCACGGGCGTGCACGTGATGGTGGTCCGGCCCGGATTCGTCCGGACCAAGATGACCGAGGGCCTGCCGGACGTGCCGCTGGCCACCACGCCGGAGGTCGTCGCCGAGGCGATCGTCAAGGGCCTGCGGCGCAAGTCGCCGGTGGTGTGGGTGCCCGGTCAGTTCCGCTTCGTGATGTCGGCGCTGCGCCACGTGCCGCGCCCGATCTTCCGCAAGCTCAACATCTGA
- the coaE gene encoding dephospho-CoA kinase: MGSRGNVGLTGGIGAGKSEVARLLAELGAVVIDSDRIAREVVAPGTPGLAAVVAEFGESVLLPDGSLDRPGLGRIVFGAPERLAALNAIVHPLVGARAAELTAAAGEDAVLVNDVPLLVENDLAGRYDLVVVVDAAPETQLDRLVRLRGMPEADARARMAAQASRERRLAVADVVIDNDGPLAALEPQVHSLWERLTGA, encoded by the coding sequence ATGGGCAGCAGGGGAAACGTCGGCCTGACCGGTGGGATCGGGGCGGGCAAGAGCGAGGTGGCGCGGCTGCTCGCGGAGCTGGGTGCGGTGGTGATCGACTCGGACCGGATCGCGCGCGAGGTGGTCGCGCCCGGGACGCCCGGCCTGGCGGCGGTGGTCGCCGAATTCGGCGAGTCGGTGCTGCTGCCCGACGGCTCGCTCGATCGACCGGGGCTGGGCCGGATCGTCTTCGGCGCGCCGGAGCGGCTGGCCGCGCTGAACGCGATCGTGCACCCCCTGGTCGGGGCGCGCGCGGCGGAGCTGACGGCCGCCGCCGGGGAGGACGCGGTGCTGGTCAACGACGTGCCGCTGCTCGTGGAGAACGACCTGGCCGGGAGGTACGACCTGGTGGTGGTCGTGGACGCGGCCCCCGAGACGCAGCTGGACCGGCTGGTGCGGCTGCGGGGCATGCCGGAGGCCGACGCGCGGGCCCGGATGGCCGCGCAGGCGTCGCGGGAGCGGCGGCTGGCGGTCGCGGACGTGGTGATCGACAACGACGGGCCGTTGGCGGCGCTGGAGCCGCAGGTGCACTCGTTGTGGGAGCGGTTGACGGGCGCCTGA
- the uvrB gene encoding excinuclease ABC subunit UvrB — MRPITDLERKVAPFEVVSPFQPSGDQPQAIDLLEERIKAGDRNVVLLGATGTGKSATTAWMIERLQRPTLVMAPNKTLAAQLANEFRELLPNNAVEYFVSYYDYYQPEAYVPTTDTYIEKDSSINEEVERLRHSTTNSLLTRRDVVVVASVSCIYGLGTPQEYVDRMVRLRVGEEIERDELLRRFVGNQYTRNDVAFTRGTFRVRGDTIEIFPVYEELAVRIEMFGDEIESLMTLHPLTGEVVSEDDELYVFPATHYVAGPERMERAVVGIERELEESLALLEKQGKVLEAQRLRMRTTYDIEMLRQIGTCSGVENYSRHMDGREAGSAPNTLLDYFPEDFVLVLDESHVTVPQIGAMYEGDASRKRTLVEHGFRLPSAMDNRPLKWEEFLERVGQTVYLSATPGKYELAKADKVVEQIIRPTGLVDPEVVVKPTEGQIDDLLHEIRIRAEKDERVLVTTLTKKMSEDLTDYFLEQGVRVRYLHSDIDTLRRVELLRELRLGEFDVLVGINLLREGLDLPEVSLVSILDADKEGFLRSGTSLIQTIGRAARNVSGQVHMYADRITPSMEKAIDETNRRREKQVAYNAERGIDPQPLRKKIVDILDSISREDADTADLLSGGGRGRQKAPVPALGRKGGAGDMPATDLADMIRVMTDQMHAAASELQFELAARLRDEVGELKKELRGMKAAGIA, encoded by the coding sequence GTGCGACCCATCACCGATCTCGAACGCAAAGTGGCGCCCTTCGAGGTCGTCAGTCCCTTTCAGCCGTCCGGCGACCAGCCGCAGGCGATCGATCTGCTCGAGGAGCGGATCAAGGCCGGCGACCGCAACGTGGTGCTGCTCGGTGCCACCGGCACGGGGAAGTCGGCGACGACCGCGTGGATGATCGAGCGGCTGCAGCGACCGACGCTCGTCATGGCGCCCAACAAGACCCTCGCCGCGCAGCTCGCCAACGAATTCCGCGAGCTGCTGCCCAACAACGCCGTCGAATACTTCGTCTCGTACTACGACTACTACCAGCCCGAGGCGTACGTCCCGACCACCGACACCTACATCGAGAAGGACTCCTCGATCAACGAGGAGGTCGAGCGGCTGCGGCACTCGACCACCAACTCGCTGCTGACCCGCCGTGACGTGGTCGTGGTCGCCTCGGTGTCCTGCATCTACGGCCTGGGCACCCCGCAGGAATACGTGGACCGCATGGTCCGGCTGCGGGTCGGCGAGGAGATCGAGCGGGACGAGTTGCTGCGCCGTTTCGTGGGCAACCAGTACACCCGCAACGACGTCGCGTTCACGCGCGGCACCTTCCGGGTGCGCGGTGACACGATCGAGATCTTCCCGGTCTACGAAGAGCTGGCCGTGCGGATCGAGATGTTCGGCGACGAGATCGAGTCGCTGATGACGCTGCACCCGCTCACCGGCGAGGTGGTCAGCGAGGACGACGAGCTCTACGTCTTCCCCGCCACGCACTACGTGGCCGGCCCCGAGCGCATGGAGCGCGCGGTCGTGGGGATCGAGCGCGAGCTGGAGGAGTCGCTGGCCCTGCTGGAGAAGCAGGGCAAGGTGCTGGAGGCGCAGCGGCTGCGCATGCGCACCACCTACGACATCGAGATGCTCCGCCAGATCGGCACCTGCTCCGGCGTGGAGAACTACTCGCGGCACATGGACGGCCGCGAGGCCGGCAGCGCGCCGAACACGCTCCTCGACTACTTCCCCGAGGACTTCGTCCTGGTGCTGGACGAGTCGCACGTGACCGTGCCGCAGATCGGCGCGATGTACGAGGGCGACGCGTCGCGCAAGCGCACGCTGGTCGAGCACGGCTTCCGGCTGCCGTCCGCGATGGACAACCGCCCGCTGAAGTGGGAGGAGTTCCTGGAGCGGGTCGGCCAGACGGTGTACCTGTCGGCGACGCCCGGCAAGTACGAGCTGGCCAAGGCCGACAAGGTGGTCGAGCAGATCATCCGGCCGACCGGCCTGGTCGACCCCGAGGTGGTGGTCAAGCCGACCGAGGGCCAGATCGACGACCTGCTGCACGAGATCAGGATCCGGGCCGAGAAGGACGAGCGGGTGCTGGTCACCACGCTCACCAAGAAGATGTCCGAGGACCTGACCGACTACTTCCTGGAGCAGGGTGTGCGGGTGCGCTACCTGCACAGCGACATCGACACGCTGCGCCGGGTGGAGCTGCTGCGCGAGCTGCGGCTGGGCGAGTTCGACGTGCTGGTCGGCATCAACCTGCTCCGCGAGGGCCTGGACCTGCCCGAGGTCTCGCTCGTGTCCATCCTGGACGCGGACAAGGAGGGCTTCCTGCGCTCGGGCACCTCGCTGATCCAGACCATCGGCCGCGCCGCGCGCAACGTGTCCGGCCAGGTGCACATGTACGCGGACCGGATCACCCCGTCGATGGAGAAGGCGATCGACGAGACGAATCGCCGGCGCGAGAAGCAGGTCGCGTACAACGCCGAGCGCGGCATCGACCCGCAACCGCTGCGCAAGAAGATCGTGGACATCCTCGACTCGATCTCGCGCGAGGACGCGGACACCGCCGACCTGCTGTCCGGCGGGGGCCGGGGCCGGCAGAAGGCGCCGGTGCCGGCGCTCGGGCGCAAGGGCGGGGCGGGCGACATGCCCGCGACCGACCTGGCCGACATGATCCGGGTGATGACGGACCAGATGCACGCCGCCGCCTCCGAACTGCAATTCGAGCTGGCCGCGCGGTTGCGCGACGAGGTCGGGGAGCTGAAGAAGGAGCTGCGCGGGATGAAGGCCGCGGGCATCGCGTAG
- a CDS encoding TerD family protein: MAVNMSKGQRISLDKPGGGELTMVRMGLGWDAIKRRGLFGSREKEVDLDASCVLFAENQPVDVCYFGQLTSKDGSVRHTGDNLTGHGDGDDESILVDLGRVPVHVDQIIFTVSSFQGQTFQEIENAFCRIVDETTNTELARYTLSGGGNYTGQIMAKLYRHGTGWKMAAIGEPAHGQTLRDLLPALMAHL, encoded by the coding sequence GTGGCCGTCAACATGTCCAAGGGCCAGAGGATTTCACTCGACAAGCCGGGTGGTGGCGAGCTGACCATGGTCCGGATGGGCCTGGGCTGGGACGCCATCAAGCGCCGCGGCCTGTTCGGCAGCCGGGAGAAGGAGGTCGACCTCGACGCGTCGTGCGTGCTCTTCGCGGAGAACCAGCCGGTCGACGTCTGCTACTTCGGCCAGCTCACCAGCAAGGACGGGTCCGTGCGCCACACCGGCGACAACCTGACCGGGCACGGTGACGGCGACGACGAGTCGATCCTGGTGGACCTGGGTCGCGTGCCGGTGCACGTGGACCAGATCATCTTCACGGTCAGCTCCTTCCAGGGGCAGACCTTCCAGGAGATCGAGAACGCGTTCTGCCGGATCGTGGACGAGACCACGAACACCGAGCTGGCCCGCTACACGCTTTCGGGCGGTGGCAACTACACCGGCCAGATCATGGCCAAGCTGTACCGGCACGGCACCGGCTGGAAGATGGCCGCGATCGGCGAGCCCGCCCACGGGCAGACCCTGCGCGACCTCCTGCCGGCTCTGATGGCGCACCTGTAG
- a CDS encoding TerD family protein, whose amino-acid sequence MSTELVRGQNLALPDTRVEVEVAAQCPVELVVALVGADDRVRGDDDVVQRGGGDTAGVTIRQAGATFELDKLPAEVERVLVGASLEGGGVDRFGVVAAPVVTVRAAGEDLASFRITDLGNERALHTVELYRRQGAWKVRAVGQGYEAGLEALLKDVGVQNRARVVDRARTALGGPAAAPFSAANAPTEPREPGTVPRVDPNGGMAWAAPPPDVEQEANRRAARREVEKLYEQVWGVFEDAARSAAAYRSAIEYADGRLDKELEGVLNDPAARFSPAGLAAQDTARDRHRALAEQAKAVLDRDTAQLVGEVEQLEPNLPPVMARWDSTSWAGWQAPEDGAPAIRLGDLYLPERPELRVPMVLRLPMDRGLWVDTGATGLEGERGDGTERANELAVSLTARMFAAFPVGEFKVHVIDPAGKGTAAAPLQPLAASRLLVGPVATDAADVSALLGRIMDRIELVRMAVANDAVDSLPDGLDLARQLLLVHDFPFGFDDRSAAQLRHIVEEGPRVGVHVIVVGSRADAESFGPLLEPLWRSLLRLTAIPEDHIMDPWIGLPWVYTPDLPSGGAEATRQLLSWVAGGH is encoded by the coding sequence GTGAGCACCGAACTGGTACGGGGTCAGAATCTGGCACTGCCCGACACCCGGGTGGAGGTCGAGGTCGCGGCGCAGTGTCCGGTCGAGCTGGTGGTGGCCCTGGTGGGGGCCGACGATCGGGTCCGCGGCGACGACGACGTGGTCCAGCGCGGCGGTGGCGACACCGCCGGGGTGACGATCCGTCAGGCCGGTGCGACCTTCGAGTTGGACAAACTGCCCGCCGAGGTCGAGCGGGTGCTGGTCGGCGCGTCGCTGGAGGGCGGCGGTGTGGACCGCTTCGGCGTGGTCGCGGCGCCCGTGGTCACCGTGCGCGCCGCGGGCGAGGACCTGGCCTCCTTCCGGATCACCGACCTCGGCAACGAGCGGGCACTGCACACCGTCGAGCTGTACCGGCGCCAGGGGGCGTGGAAGGTGCGCGCGGTCGGGCAGGGCTACGAGGCGGGCCTGGAGGCGCTGCTCAAGGACGTCGGGGTGCAGAACCGGGCCCGGGTCGTGGACCGCGCGCGGACCGCGCTCGGTGGGCCGGCCGCCGCGCCGTTCAGCGCAGCGAACGCGCCCACGGAGCCGCGCGAGCCGGGCACCGTGCCGCGCGTGGACCCGAACGGCGGGATGGCCTGGGCCGCGCCGCCGCCGGATGTCGAGCAGGAGGCGAACCGGCGGGCCGCGCGGCGCGAGGTGGAGAAGCTGTACGAGCAGGTCTGGGGCGTGTTCGAGGACGCGGCGCGGTCGGCGGCGGCCTATCGCTCGGCGATCGAGTACGCCGACGGCCGGTTGGACAAGGAGCTGGAGGGGGTCCTCAACGACCCCGCCGCGCGCTTTTCGCCCGCCGGGTTGGCCGCCCAGGACACCGCGCGGGATCGGCATCGGGCGCTGGCCGAGCAGGCCAAGGCGGTGCTGGATCGCGACACCGCGCAACTGGTCGGCGAGGTCGAGCAGTTGGAGCCGAACCTGCCGCCGGTGATGGCGCGTTGGGACAGCACTTCGTGGGCCGGGTGGCAGGCGCCGGAGGACGGGGCGCCGGCGATTCGGCTCGGCGACCTGTATCTGCCGGAGCGGCCCGAGTTGCGGGTGCCGATGGTGTTGCGGCTGCCGATGGACCGCGGGTTGTGGGTGGACACCGGCGCCACCGGTCTGGAGGGCGAGCGGGGCGACGGCACGGAGCGTGCCAACGAGTTGGCGGTGTCGTTGACCGCGCGGATGTTCGCGGCCTTCCCGGTGGGCGAGTTCAAGGTGCACGTGATCGACCCGGCGGGCAAGGGCACGGCGGCGGCGCCGTTGCAGCCGCTGGCGGCCTCACGGCTGCTGGTGGGGCCGGTGGCCACCGATGCGGCCGACGTCTCGGCGCTGCTGGGTCGGATCATGGACCGCATCGAGCTGGTGCGGATGGCGGTGGCCAACGACGCGGTGGACTCGTTGCCGGACGGGCTGGATCTGGCGCGGCAGTTGCTGCTCGTGCACGATTTCCCGTTCGGGTTCGACGATCGCAGCGCGGCGCAGTTGCGGCACATCGTCGAGGAGGGGCCTCGGGTCGGGGTGCACGTGATCGTGGTCGGGTCGCGGGCGGACGCGGAGTCGTTCGGGCCGCTGCTGGAGCCGTTGTGGCGGTCGTTGTTGCGGCTGACGGCGATTCCGGAGGACCACATCATGGATCCGTGGATCGGCCTGCCGTGGGTGTACACCCCCGACCTGCCCTCCGGCGGCGCCGAGGCCACGCGCCAACTCCTGTCCTGGGTGGCAGGCGGCCACTAG
- a CDS encoding 3'-5' exonuclease, which yields MFAYADPVRMLGVAAEVARTEFAVVDLETTGFSPARGDRIVEIGVVRMRGTGEVLREWTTLLDPGRSVGASHVHRITAADVVGAPRFGQIAGELAGLLAGAVVVAHNASFEQRFLEAEFVAAGLAPPTLPALCTMRLAKASGLPLADHKLGTCCAHFGLTFPDAHAALADARVTARLLPLLLAGLGTRSLGLPVPPARAPESLSAPVLKPRRGFAPAR from the coding sequence TTGTTCGCCTACGCCGATCCGGTGCGGATGCTCGGGGTGGCCGCCGAGGTCGCGCGGACCGAGTTCGCGGTTGTCGATCTGGAGACGACGGGCTTCTCGCCCGCGCGCGGGGACCGGATCGTGGAGATCGGCGTGGTGCGGATGCGCGGCACCGGCGAGGTGTTGCGGGAGTGGACCACGCTGCTCGATCCGGGGCGGTCGGTGGGCGCGAGCCACGTGCACCGGATCACCGCCGCCGACGTCGTGGGCGCGCCCCGTTTCGGGCAGATCGCCGGCGAGTTGGCCGGCCTGCTCGCGGGCGCGGTCGTCGTCGCCCACAACGCCTCCTTCGAGCAGCGGTTCCTGGAGGCCGAGTTCGTCGCCGCCGGCCTGGCTCCACCCACGCTGCCCGCGCTGTGCACGATGCGGCTGGCCAAGGCGTCCGGCCTGCCGCTGGCCGACCACAAGCTCGGCACCTGCTGCGCCCACTTCGGGCTGACCTTCCCCGACGCGCACGCGGCCCTGGCCGACGCCCGCGTCACCGCCCGTCTGCTGCCGCTGCTCCTCGCCGGCCTCGGCACCCGCAGCCTGGGCCTGCCGGTGCCGCCGGCCCGTGCCCCCGAGAGCCTGTCCGCGCCCGTGCTCAAGCCGCGCCGGGGGTTCGCGCCCGCCCGGTGA
- a CDS encoding TerC/Alx family metal homeostasis membrane protein, with product MDVSPVAWILTIVVLLALVAVDLFINRKPHEVTLKEASLWGIFWVGLAVLFGIGLTVFAGAEPGGEFFAGFITEKSLSVDNLFVFVLIMGKFAVPPQYQQRVLLVGVLLALVLRGAFIAAGAAVVAAFSWVFFIFGAFLIWTAWKLIKEAQSDEEEEFEENALLRKVEKVLPTTDGYRDMKLVVRENGKRLVTPMLIVMIAVGTTDVLFALDSIPAIFGLTKEPYIVFTANAFALMGLRQLYFLIGGLLKKLVYLSYGLSVILGFIGVKLIFEALHGEGVHVPEIGIPLSLGVIVVTLAVTTVLSLRKTKKDERAAAEAGARADRDASV from the coding sequence GTGGACGTTTCACCCGTTGCCTGGATCCTGACCATCGTCGTGCTGCTGGCCCTGGTGGCCGTCGATCTGTTCATCAACCGCAAACCCCACGAGGTGACCCTCAAGGAGGCGTCCCTGTGGGGCATCTTCTGGGTCGGCCTCGCCGTCCTGTTCGGCATCGGCCTGACGGTCTTCGCCGGCGCCGAGCCCGGTGGCGAGTTCTTCGCGGGCTTCATCACCGAGAAGTCGCTGAGCGTCGACAACCTGTTCGTGTTCGTGCTGATCATGGGCAAGTTCGCGGTGCCGCCGCAGTACCAGCAGCGGGTGCTGCTCGTGGGTGTGCTGCTCGCGCTCGTGTTGCGCGGCGCCTTCATCGCCGCCGGCGCCGCCGTGGTCGCCGCGTTCTCGTGGGTCTTCTTCATCTTCGGCGCGTTCCTGATCTGGACCGCGTGGAAGCTGATCAAGGAGGCGCAGTCGGACGAGGAGGAGGAGTTCGAGGAGAACGCCCTCCTGCGCAAGGTCGAGAAGGTACTGCCGACCACCGACGGCTACCGCGACATGAAGTTGGTGGTCCGCGAGAACGGCAAGCGGCTGGTCACGCCGATGCTGATCGTGATGATCGCCGTCGGCACCACCGACGTGCTGTTCGCGCTCGACTCGATCCCGGCGATCTTCGGCCTCACCAAGGAGCCGTACATCGTCTTCACGGCGAACGCGTTCGCCCTGATGGGGCTGCGCCAGCTCTACTTCCTGATCGGCGGACTGCTGAAGAAGCTGGTCTACCTGTCGTACGGCCTGTCGGTGATCCTGGGCTTCATCGGGGTCAAGCTGATCTTCGAGGCGCTGCACGGCGAGGGTGTGCACGTGCCGGAGATCGGCATCCCGCTCTCGCTCGGCGTGATCGTGGTGACCCTGGCGGTGACCACGGTGCTGAGCCTGCGCAAGACGAAGAAGGACGAGCGGGCGGCGGCCGAGGCGGGCGCGCGGGCGGACCGGGACGCGAGCGTCTGA